The Microplitis demolitor isolate Queensland-Clemson2020A chromosome 8, iyMicDemo2.1a, whole genome shotgun sequence genome has a segment encoding these proteins:
- the LOC103573937 gene encoding serine/threonine-protein kinase RIO1, translating into MNTEIVEGQFSDAEEDTIILDNMNGKLFNVNANISKLDITEKDLEVFDEVDDISDDDWDIDYDEDGQKGQIKNSNQSRNSQGVSNKITSYQPMDKLLRRYANKINVEKYEGLSLPHGAANVLNETNRKIENQRIRNKDKHDRATVEQVLDPRTRLILFKMLNHGFINLIDGCISTGKEANVYWGQSKTGIELAIKIYKTSILQFKDRDKYVTGEFRFRHGYCRRNPRKMVQMWAEKEFRNLTRLIKNGISAPNPIYLRGNVLLMDFIGVDRWPAPKLKDAVLKSSKPRKLYRECIEMMWRIYNKSRLVHADLSEYNLLYFNDSIVVIDVSQAVEHDHPMALEFLRKDCTNITEFFRKSDVAVMTVKQLFEFITDPTVTEDNMDDYLDAVSESVLNNQEFVDPTKIIEDEVFKQAYIPQNLNQVVDIERDIDLAKSGKDDLIYKTLVGLKADLQTAKIPKILEDKNKNEELSNGKISDCNEESDNSEETSDDDSSNDDDNNDDDNADANDEFKRRKDETPEEKKARKKKVKDMQAEKRKVKVKKHIKKRKERLAKKK; encoded by the exons atgaatactgAAATTGTTGAAGGGCAGTTCAGTGATGCTGAAGAGGACACGATAAT ATTGGATAATATGAATGGAAAGCTATTCAATGTGAATGCTAATATATCGAAATTAGACATCACAGAAAAAGATCTAGAAGTGTTCGATGAGGTTGACGATATAAGTGACGATGATTGGGATATTGATTATGATGAAGACGGTCAAAAAGGTCAAATAAAGAATTCAAATCAAAGTAGAAATAGTCAAGGAGTCTCGAATAAAATAACAAGCTATCAGCCAATGGATAAATTACTTCGTCGGTacgcaaataaaataaatgttgaaaaatatGAAGGACTATCATTACCACATGGTGCAGCAAATGTTCTCAATGAAACAAatagaaaaatagaaaatcaacGTATCAGAAATAAGGATAAACATGATCGTGCTACAGTTGAACAAGTGTTAGATCCCAGAACTCGattgattttattcaaaatgttGAATCATggctttataaatttaattgatggtTGTATTTCTACGGGAAAAGAAGCTAATGTTTATTGGGGTCAATCAAAAACAGGCATTGAATTagctattaaaatttacaaaacgtctattcttcaatttaaagaTCGAGATAAATATGTTACTGGTGAATTTAGATTTCGTCATGGATATTGTCGTCGAAATCCACGAAAAATGGTACAAATGTGGGCAGAAAAAGAATTTAGAAACTTAAcgagattaattaaaaatggaaTATCAGCACCAAATCCTATTTATTTACGTGGCAATGTACTTCTTATGGACTTTATTGGGGTTGATCGTTGGCCAGCACCAAAACTTAAAGATGCTgttttaaaatcatcaaaacCAAGAAAACTTTATAGAGAATGCATTGAAATGATGTGGCGAATTTACAATAAATCTCGACTTGTTCATGCTGATTTAagtgaatataatttattatatttcaatgatTCAATTGTTGTAATTGATGTTTCTCAAGCAGTTGAACACGATCATCCTATGGCTTTGGAGTTTTTGAGAAAGGATTGTACAAACATCACAGAATTCTTCCGTAAAAGTGACGTAGCTGTAATGACtgttaaacaattatttgaatttataactGATCCTACAGTTACTGAAGATAATATGGATGATTATTTAGATGCCGTATCCGAAAgcgttttaaataatcaagaaTTTGTTGATCCTACTAAAATTATTGAGGATGAAGTTTTTAAACAAGCCTATATTCCCCAAAATCTTAACCAAGTCGTTGATATTGAACGTGATATTGACCTTGCGAAATCCGGAAAAGAtgatttgatttataaaacattAGTTGGATTAAAAGCCGATCTTCAAACTgccaaaattccaaaaattcttgaagataaaaacaaaaatgagGAATTAAGTAATGGTAAAATTTCTGATTGTAACGAAGAATCAGATAATTCAGAAGAAACTTCTGATGATGATAGTtctaatgatgatgataataatgatgatgacaaTGCTGATGCGAATGATGAATTCAAAAGACGAAAAGATGAAACACCTGAAGAGAAAAAG gctcgaaagaaaaaagtaaaagacaTGCAAGCAGAAAAGCGAaaagttaaagtaaaaaaacatattaaaaaaaggaaagaaCGTTTggcgaagaaaaaataa
- the LOC106693057 gene encoding translation machinery-associated protein 16, with translation MSVVLKKGLSKQKKMLHPNSRKVTAIVKKSKKIEKREQSKQTGLMKQNLIREKMLWLKEHMKPQICPYTSELTGELLEKYIARHDEQLKGIAEKNKVRNKKNRSNASREDILRMSKERDLDEYNGCGIEIPNILNSTQCEMLRKWDGDVRYLPNFVFRRFGRRHVEQYKKILMTNASVDEKLPIQKDKENNQTKNDVKEKTEMDID, from the exons ATG tcggttgttttaaaaaaaggatTATCAAAGCAAAAGAAAATGCTTCATCCAAACAGTAGAAAAGTAACAGCTATTGTTAAGAAAAGcaaaaa aatagAGAAGAGAGAACAATCAAAACAAACAGGtttaatgaaacaaaatttaattagagaaAAAATGTTATGGTTAAAAGAACACATGAAACCTCAAATATGTCCATATACATCTGAATTAACAGGCGAATTACTTGAAAA gTATATTGCAAGACATGACGAACAACTTAAAGGAATAGCAGAGAAGAATAAAGTTCGTAATAAGAAGAATCGAAGCAATGCAAGTCGTGAAGACATTTTACGAATGAGTAAAGAAAGAGATTTAGATGAATATAACGGTTGTGGAATAG AAATACCCAATATCCTGAATTCAACTCAGTGCGAAATGTTGCGCAAGTGGGACGGAGACGTGCGTTACCTTCCAAACTTTGTATTTCGGCGATTTGGCAGACGACATGTCGagcaatacaaaaaaattttaatgactaaTGCATctgttgatgaaaaattaccgATTCAAAAGGACAAAGAAAATAATCAAACCAAAAATGatgttaaagaaaaaacagaaatggatattgattaa
- the LOC103573961 gene encoding esterase FE4-like, which produces MWLINLIVFCLIFEFSTQEEVLLNIPQGTLKGLKSTTVYHGMPMYSFKGIPYAKPNIGPNKFQISQPADGWNEVRDATSHGATCVFYCMVRRELVGDDDCLFINVYTPDLNKDAKRAVMVWFHPGGFNAGSGDDDLFGPDFLIEKDVILVTMNFRLGAVGFLNTLDDNAPGNAGLKDQVLALKWVRDNIVNFGGCPDRVTIFGTSSGGASVQYHIISPMSQGLFKRAIMQSGSATSPWALSYTPKEDSMLLADKFGIKATSTAELVQKLAEIPTKDLAIASSQLAQDKNFFSGDLHVFVPSVEANHGQNKFLPADPWELLKSGKIADIPAITGLTADEAGLFTPFVLSVADDFANHFDLFIPKDLNITDPAKRQVIGDSIKKFYFNGKAIGSEAAMELTSLLSDVYFIYGSALSGKIMSSRNSAPVYEYFFTFQSPFGLMKTFFEIKDAMHGDEMTYEFYSNALKYKPQPESREEQKTNEILEMWTNFAKEGNPSITMDAAKVKWEPMGADGNYLDIGNDLTMKKSILKERVDFWADIYKDVLGDYVKLFN; this is translated from the exons atgTGGCTAATAAATCTGATTGTATTTTGTCTCATATTTGAGTTTTCTACCCAAGAAGAAGTTCTTTTGAATATTCCTCAAGGAACATTAAAGGGTTTAAAATCTACAACGGTATATCATGGAATGCCCATGTATAGTTTTAAGGGTATACCTTATGCCAAACCCAATATTGGaccaaataaattccaa ATTTCACAGCCAGCAGATGGCTGGAATGAAGTAAGAGATGCTACAAGTCATGGTGCAACTTGTGTTTTTTATTGTATGGTTCGTCGAGAGCTAGTTGGTGATGATGATTGTCTTTTTATAAACGTTTATACAccggatttaaataaagatgCTAAACGAGCAGTTATGGTATGGTTTCATCCCGGTGGTTTTAATGCTGGATCTGGTGATGATGATCTTTTTGGgccagattttttaattgaaaaagatgTTATACTTGTTACGATGAACTTTCGTTTAGGCGCtgttg GATTTCTCAATACTCTCGATGATAATGCACCTGGAAATGCCGGTTTGAAAGACCAGGTATTAGCTCTGAAGTGGGTGAGAGATAACATCGTTAACTTTGGTGGTTGTCCTGATAGAGTGACTATATTTGGTACAAGTTCTGGTGGTGCTTCGGTCCAGTACCATATAATATCCCCTATGTCACAAGGTTTATTCAAACGTGCAATTATGCAAAGTGGATCAGCAACCAGCCCTTGGGCTTTGTCTTATACTCCTAAAGAAGATTCTATGCTACTTGCTGATAAATTTGGAATCAAAGCTACTTCTACGGCAGAATTGGTGCAAAAATTAGCAGAAATTCCGACAAAAGATTTAGCAATAGCTTCCAGTCAACTTGCTCAAGACAAA aatttttttagtggtGATTTGCATGTTTTCGTACCATCAGTTGAAGCTAATCATggacaaaacaaatttttaccaGCTGATCCATGGGAATTACTGAAATCTGGAAAAATAGCTGATATTCCTGCAATAACGGGCCTTACTGCTGATGAAGCAGGCCTTTTTACacctt tCGTGCTATCAGTTGCTGATGACTTTGCCAATCATTTCGATCTATTTATACCTAAAGATCTAAATATTACTGATCCAGCTAAAAGACAAGTGATTGGTGATTccattaaaaagttttacttCAATGGAAAAGCTATTGGTAGTGAAGCTGCGATGGAACTCACTAGTTTATTGTCTGATGTATACTTCATTTATGGATCTGCACTGAGTGGAAAAATTATGAGTTCAAGAAACTCGGCACCtgtttatgaatatttttttacctttcaATCACCTTTTGGGttaatgaaaacatttttcgaaataaaagaTG cTATGCATGGTGATGAAATGACATATGAATTTTACTCAAATGCCCTTAAATATAAACCACAACCTGAGTCTAGAGAAgaacaaaaaacaaatgaaattCTCGAAATGTGGACAAATTTCGCTAAAGAAGG aaaTCCTTCAATCACTATGGACGCAGCAAAAGTTAAATGGGAACCTATGGGTGCAGATGGAAACTACTTGGATATTGGCAATGATCTTAcaatgaaaaaatcaattctgAAAGAACGTGTTGATTTCTGGGCTGACATTTACAAAGACGTTTTAGGCGATTATGTTAAACTTTTCAATTGA
- the LOC103573938 gene encoding ribokinase isoform X1, which translates to MSEGIVVVGSCMIDFTSYVPRLPKPGETLVGMEFKRTVGGKGANQCVSAAKLGASTTLIASLGSDIFGEEYLQILKSFKINTNFIKIRKDVSSGVAQIMVADNGENSIVIVLGANALLCPADVDEAEGVIKNAAVLLTQFETSLDTTLHALKLHKGRGVSIVNGAPAVANPDLNVLKNCDIFCVNETETEIMTGIEPLTLDNAQEALNKLFKLGCNTVIITLGAEGAVFASRDEPEMTHVPVEKVKPVDTTGAGDAFLGALAYFIAYHSKLTLKKQIERACQVAKKSVMKAGTQPSFPIKDELSKELFL; encoded by the exons ATGTCTGAAGGAATTGTTGTTGTTGGATCTTGCATGATAGATTTTACTAG ttatgtTCCACGTCTTCCTAAACCTGGAGAAACTTTGGTCGGCATGGAGTTCAAAAGAACTGTTGGAGGAAAAGGAGCTAATCAGTGTGTTTCCGCTGCCAAACTTGGAGCCTCAACCACTTTAATCGCTTCT CTGGGTTCAGATATCTTTGGAGAAGAATATCTTCAGATacttaaatcttttaaaatcaatacaaattttattaaaatcagaAAGGATGTCAGTAGTGGAGTTGCTCAAATTATGGTTGCTGATAACg gagAGAATAGTATTGTAATAGTTCTCGGTGCAAATGCATTACTTTGTCCTGCAGACGTCGATGAAGCTGAAGGTGTTATTAAAAATGCTGCCGTTCTCTTGACTCAGTTCGAAACTTCTTTAGATACTACTCTTCATGCTTTAAAACTTCATAAAGGCCGTG GAGTTTCAATAGTTAATGGAGCTCCAGCTGTGGCTAATCCGGACttgaatgttttaaaaaattgtgacatATTTTGTGTTAATGAGACTGAg aCTGAGATTATGACAGGAATTGAGCCACTGACGCTGGATAATGCACAAGaagctttaaataaattattcaaattaggTTGTAATACTGTAATAATTACTCTAGGTGCTGAAGGTGCTGTTTTTGCATCTCGCGATGAACCAGAAATGACGCATGTTCCtgttgaaaaagttaaacctGTTGATACAACA ggCGCTGGAGACGCATTTTTAGGTGCCTTAGCATATTTTATTGCCTATCATTCGAagttaacattaaaaaaacaaattgagcGAGCTTGTCAAGTTGCTAAAAAAAGTGTTATGAAAGCTGGTACCCAGCCTAGTTTTCCAATAAAAGATGAACTGTcgaaagaattatttttatag
- the LOC103573938 gene encoding ribokinase isoform X2, with the protein MLQLRIYVNQSYVPRLPKPGETLVGMEFKRTVGGKGANQCVSAAKLGASTTLIASLGSDIFGEEYLQILKSFKINTNFIKIRKDVSSGVAQIMVADNGENSIVIVLGANALLCPADVDEAEGVIKNAAVLLTQFETSLDTTLHALKLHKGRGVSIVNGAPAVANPDLNVLKNCDIFCVNETETEIMTGIEPLTLDNAQEALNKLFKLGCNTVIITLGAEGAVFASRDEPEMTHVPVEKVKPVDTTGAGDAFLGALAYFIAYHSKLTLKKQIERACQVAKKSVMKAGTQPSFPIKDELSKELFL; encoded by the exons ATGTTGCAGCTGCGTATTTATGTGAATCAAag ttatgtTCCACGTCTTCCTAAACCTGGAGAAACTTTGGTCGGCATGGAGTTCAAAAGAACTGTTGGAGGAAAAGGAGCTAATCAGTGTGTTTCCGCTGCCAAACTTGGAGCCTCAACCACTTTAATCGCTTCT CTGGGTTCAGATATCTTTGGAGAAGAATATCTTCAGATacttaaatcttttaaaatcaatacaaattttattaaaatcagaAAGGATGTCAGTAGTGGAGTTGCTCAAATTATGGTTGCTGATAACg gagAGAATAGTATTGTAATAGTTCTCGGTGCAAATGCATTACTTTGTCCTGCAGACGTCGATGAAGCTGAAGGTGTTATTAAAAATGCTGCCGTTCTCTTGACTCAGTTCGAAACTTCTTTAGATACTACTCTTCATGCTTTAAAACTTCATAAAGGCCGTG GAGTTTCAATAGTTAATGGAGCTCCAGCTGTGGCTAATCCGGACttgaatgttttaaaaaattgtgacatATTTTGTGTTAATGAGACTGAg aCTGAGATTATGACAGGAATTGAGCCACTGACGCTGGATAATGCACAAGaagctttaaataaattattcaaattaggTTGTAATACTGTAATAATTACTCTAGGTGCTGAAGGTGCTGTTTTTGCATCTCGCGATGAACCAGAAATGACGCATGTTCCtgttgaaaaagttaaacctGTTGATACAACA ggCGCTGGAGACGCATTTTTAGGTGCCTTAGCATATTTTATTGCCTATCATTCGAagttaacattaaaaaaacaaattgagcGAGCTTGTCAAGTTGCTAAAAAAAGTGTTATGAAAGCTGGTACCCAGCCTAGTTTTCCAATAAAAGATGAACTGTcgaaagaattatttttatag
- the LOC103573936 gene encoding polycomb protein Asx yields MHTMDIEVETSKADGISETNPGCSGYSGMVHSKKVIKHALRQQAKRRRKNTTIASGNSRTLPRIVVKPLAPPPAPSPPPPSNDPPPPMPNMQHSTMVEEPAATMREVLASLPGFSLKSSRRRSTKRLSAAAQLEAGLVDLESPASILANTSLRALLNRHTFQGLPPLYQRKLAQLLPAVDRQDAATSGLNNEFFARACLEWRKRLAEGEFTPENQQRLKMEAEKDKNKLDPWKLKHFEPIWGEKREPKFRLGLHCMNEPRTGGAVTRSSLRLRLESTHEQYTPELYQRPVITTDKIEETDVPTRINPPVPETSSIISDTSHDPLIKDITTSEVENRLEQPSSNNIVETVITNGIIEKESNEEEEECHKEELEKAESPVETETPMEINQTNISEVLEVEIQPDEESKEPEVIASPSTEEKIHLEEQIIEVLAPVVEEITTVVTSVTPTMIVTTSDLEHSQEFTVSEQIECQSQDDCDTITELTMSLSEVSEIQVLQDTDDHFDAQFDSSRTDSDKMFEISECENAAAVESISAHDSVKSDSIILEEHDVINVQINADAISATSADSEPIPDAMEIDSETLQRIHELEVRGEMREAYEEISGCTEEIIYPILEGMEMGSSGSEETDTQEVTETTEDIREQSDIVEINEDEELRDANNYVCSEMLECSWPVDATVTNNNTTIDDNSSQEDLQVPWPLVAAALDGSVAANITVTTQDECNDTSTTTDSTTSNQQAQVQQQQQSPFVNETSTESVNCIALPVVQSTPFQSDGMTISTPATSCLLKNVQTSQSPPIITFPTLQPIRFVPTRLHTSHTTTPTTALTSTLPTRISTQQHNQTTHQVNVARSTEEIVQLAQSNMTRVNTPNNISIRSNSLQPHQHVQATVGVTTAGHPQSAIVVQHQTPIPVTQSRPIVANMQPQQFVNTNVTARSARSSGPGSYRGSRNGNKEQSSGRSRSSTKEPPGAVNLERSYQICQAVIQSSPNRDQLKAHLKPPPSLLARGDGAFTTSKSGGRTITTVKTQKPHQTSHQHQKNNQNKTQAVMLRQVFATARQPSAVEVTENSNTSVAQLGTNGAGNFGQYILVQRTGVSDGAPRASSAPPLPPQIAGIGVGVHLVRGRPASAGEGSHQAVTLKARGTSDGRGSGGAEPGAPGVIMGGDPPPPCECSIRGAMVICRQCGAFCHDDCIGPQRICATCLIR; encoded by the exons ATGCATACTATGGATATCGAGGTGGAGACGAGTAAAGCCGATGGGATTAGTGAAACAAATCCCGGTTGCTCCGGGTATTCTGGAATGGTTCAtagtaaaaaagttattaaacaTGCCTTGCGTCAGCAAGCAAAGAGGCGACGAAAAAATACAACAATTGCATCTGGTAATTCACGAACACTTCCTCGTATTGTTGTTAAACCTCTTGCACCTCCACCGGCTCCGTCGCCACCTCCACCGTCTAATGATCCACCACCTCCAATGCCCAATATGCAACATTCTACGAtgg TGGAAGAGCCAGCTGCAACAATGAGAGAAGTCTTAGCAAGTTTACCAGGATTCAGTTTGAAATCTAGCAGAAGACGTTCCACAAAAAGACTTTCAGCGGCCGCTCAGTTGGAAGCTGGTTTAGTAGATCTTGAATCTCCGGCTAGTATCCTCGCGAATACAAGTCTTCGGGCATTGTTAAATAGGCATACCTTCCAAGGACTTCCTCCTTTATATCAGAGGAAGCTCGCTCAATTATTGCCTGCTGTCGATAGACaa GATGCTGCTACTTCTGGATTAAATAACGAATTTTTTGCTCGCGCTTGTCTAGAATGGCGAAAACGGCTAGCTGAAGGTGAATTCACACCCGAGAACCAGCAGAGACTGAAGATGGAGGCAGagaaggataaaaataaacttgatcCTTGGAAACTAAAACACTTTGAGCCTATTTGGGGTGAAAAGCGAGAACCTAAATTCAGACTTGGTTTGCATTGTATGAATGAACCAAGAACTGGTGGAGCAGTTACAAGGTCAAGTTTACGTCTTAGATTAGAATCTACTCATGAGCAATATACACCTGAATTATATCAACGACCTGTTATAACCACCGATAAAATTGAAGAGACTGATGTTCCGACGAGAATAAATCCACCGGTCCCTGAGACATCAAGTATTATTTCTGATACATCACACGATCCTTTGATAAAAGATATTACGACGTCTGAAGTAGAAAATAGACTAGAGCAACCATCTAGTAATAATATTGTAGAAACAGTGATAACTAATGGAATAATTGAGAAAGAGAGtaatgaagaagaagaagaatgtCATAAAGAAGAATTGGAGAAAGCTGAAAGTCCTGTAGAAACTGAAACCCCAATGGAAATTAatcaaacaaatatttctGAGGTACTCGAAGTAGAAATTCAACCTGATGAAGAATCGAAAGAACCGGAAGTAATAGCATCACCAAGTACTgaggaaaaaattcatttagaaGAACAAATAATTGAAGTACTAGCACCAGTTGTCGAAGAAATAACAACAGTAGTTACGAGTGTTACACCAACAATGATTGTAACAACATCTGATTTAGAACATTCTCAAGAATTTACTGTTAGCGAACAAATTGAATGTCAATCTCAAGATGACTGTGACACAATAACTGAACTTACAATGAGTTTATCTGAAGTATCAGAGATCCAAGTACTCCAGGATACTGATGATCATTTTGATGCACAATTTGATTCTTCGAGAACTGATAGTGATAAAATGTTTGAGATATCTGAATGTGAAAATGCTGCTGCAGTTGAGAGTATATCCGCTCATGATTCTGTTAAATCTGATAGTATTATTCTTGAAGAACACGATGTTATTAATGTTCAGATTAATGCTGACGCTATTAGCGCCACTTCAGCAGACTCAGAGCCTATTCCTGATGCTATGGAAATTGATAGTGAAACACTTCAACGTATTCACGAACTTGAG gTACGAGGAGAAATGAGAGAAGCTTATGAAGAGATTTCAGGTTGTAcggaagaaataatttatccgATATTGGAAGGCATGGAAATGGGTTCAAGTGGGTCGGAAGAAACTGACACTCAAGAAGTAACAGAAACAACAGAAGATATTAGAGAACAGTCTGATATTGTAGAAATTAATGAAGATGAAGAACTTCGTGATGctaataattatgtatgttCAGAAATGTTAGAATGTAGCTGGCCTGTAGATGCGACAGTAACCAATAATAATACAACTATTGATGATAATTCA TCTCAAGAAGATCTACAGGTACCCTGGCCTTTGGTCGCAGCTGCGTTGGATGGCTCTGTTGCCGCAAACATCACAGTAACAACACAAGATGAGTGCAATGATACTTCGACAACAACGGACTCAACGACATCAAATCAACAAGCTCAAGttcaacaacaacagcaatcACCATTTGTTAATGAGACGTCCACTGAGTCTGTAAACTGTATAGCGTTACCGGTTGTCCAGAGTACACCCTTCCAATCAGATGGTATGACAATAAGTACTCCAGCAACAAGTTGTCtcttaaaaaatgttcaaacaTCACAAAGCCCACCCATTATTACTTTTCCAACTCTACAACCGATACGATTTGTTCCAACGCGTTTACACACAAGTCACACCACTACTCCAACAACAGCATTAACAAGTACATTGCCAACACGCATCTCAACTCAACAACATAATCAGACAACGCATCAGGTTAATGTTGCTCGCTCGACTGAAGAAATTGTCCAATTGGCTCAGAGTAATATGACTCGTGTTAATACTCCGAATAATATCAGTATCAGAAGTAATTCACTTCAACCCCATCAGCATGTTCAAGCAACAGTTGGAGTAACGACTGCGGGACATCCACAAAGTGCAATAGTTGTCCAACATCAAACACCTATTCCGGTAACTCAATCTCGGCCAATTGTTGCAAACATGCAACCGCAGCAATTTGTAAATACAAATGTCACTGCTAGATCGGCACGTTCCTCGGGCCCTGGAAGTTATCGTGGATCAAGGAATGGCAATAAAGAACAAAGCAGTGGTAGATCGAGAAGCTCAACTAAAGAACCACCTGGAGCTGTTAATTTAGAACGAAGTTATCAAATTTGTCAAGCG gtTATCCAAAGTTCACCGAATAGAGATCAATTGAAAGCTCATTTGAAGCCACCACCCAGTCTTCTTGCCCGTGGAGATGGTGCATTTACAACAAGTAAATCTGGTGGTCGTACAATTACGACAGTTAAAACACAAAAGCCACATCAGACATCACAtcaacatcaaaaaaataatcaaaataaaactcAAGCAGTAATGCTGAGACAAGTTTTTGCTACAGCACGTCAACCATCGGCCGTTGAG gtGACAGAGAATAGCAATACTTCAGTTGCACAGCTTGGTACTAATGGGGCGGGTAATTTTGGCCAATACATTTTGGTACAAAGAACCGGAGTAAGCGATGGGGCACCACGTGCATCGTCAGCTCCACCATTGCCACCTCAAATAGCAGGAATCGGTGTTGGAGTACATCTAGTACGAGGACGACCTGCAAGTGCTGGGGAAGGATCACATCAGGCTGTTACACTAAAAGCAAGAGGGACATCTGACGGTCGAGGTAGTGGAGGCGCTGAACCTGGTGCACCAGGTGTTATAATGGGTGGTGATCCTCCACCTCCTTGTGAGTGTAGTATCCGCGGTGCCATGGTTATTTGTCGTCAGTGCGGGGCATTTTGTCATGACGATTGTATCGGACCTCAACGTATTTGCGCGACTTGTCTTATACGctga